One Streptomyces sp. B21-105 genomic region harbors:
- a CDS encoding sigma-70 family RNA polymerase sigma factor has translation MSDELKRITAIDDPYLLLREVTTRLADAQQEVTELARLRRRVVQDLHAQGLSYAQIATKAGLSRGRIHQIRHTGPAPEGSFLGRGAVIVATPLRRDDERGRTVVAVDDVSSGKSLEDLARSYGLDVTSEHVPVSGDIDLNRDGLVVVCGPRMSQQMWDTYAQDPVLRWERAEAGPWTVVDRRTGTVYQSGQDSDPARAYDVGYVGRLPRPDGKGSLLAIAGIHTQGSLGVVQLLASDLNALWGQVGDHRFSALVGVDYDPETSEPQSVELLTPLYRHDEDPSA, from the coding sequence ATGTCGGACGAGTTGAAGCGGATCACGGCGATCGATGATCCGTACCTGCTCCTGCGGGAGGTCACGACCCGGTTGGCCGACGCGCAGCAGGAGGTCACCGAGCTGGCCCGGCTCCGTCGGCGCGTGGTCCAAGACCTCCATGCCCAAGGGCTCTCTTACGCACAGATCGCGACGAAAGCCGGACTGAGCCGCGGGCGGATCCATCAGATCCGCCACACCGGGCCGGCGCCGGAAGGGTCCTTCCTCGGGCGAGGTGCGGTCATCGTCGCTACTCCGCTGCGGCGGGACGACGAGCGCGGCCGTACGGTCGTCGCCGTGGACGACGTCAGTTCCGGAAAGAGCCTTGAAGACCTCGCCCGGTCCTACGGTCTCGACGTCACCTCGGAGCACGTGCCTGTGAGCGGTGACATCGACCTCAACCGTGACGGCCTGGTGGTCGTCTGCGGCCCGCGTATGTCTCAGCAGATGTGGGACACCTACGCGCAGGATCCCGTACTGCGCTGGGAACGCGCGGAAGCGGGGCCCTGGACGGTCGTGGACCGGCGAACCGGCACCGTCTACCAGTCAGGGCAGGACAGCGACCCGGCCCGCGCGTACGACGTGGGATACGTCGGCAGGCTGCCGCGCCCCGACGGCAAGGGCTCGCTCCTCGCCATCGCCGGTATCCACACGCAGGGCTCCCTCGGCGTCGTGCAGCTGCTCGCGTCCGACCTGAACGCGCTGTGGGGGCAGGTGGGCGATCATCGTTTCTCCGCGCTGGTGGGCGTCGATTACGACCCCGAGACCAGCGAGCCGCAGTCGGTCGAACTGCTCACCCCCCTCTACCGGCACGACG
- a CDS encoding ATP-binding protein — translation MLKSWCRMFPGLAWQVAEARHFVRALLEDEGPDLIDDAVLVVGELAANAVRHSRSGWYRGWFLVVVGFGDDLVRIQVIDQGGDDEPMVRSVRSSVEEGGRGLMLIAACAKDWGVQDRPSGGRCVWAELARVGV, via the coding sequence ATGCTCAAAAGTTGGTGCCGCATGTTTCCCGGCCTGGCCTGGCAGGTGGCGGAGGCTCGTCATTTCGTTCGCGCCCTGCTCGAGGACGAAGGGCCAGACCTCATCGACGACGCCGTCTTGGTGGTCGGCGAACTGGCCGCCAATGCCGTACGGCACTCGCGGAGCGGCTGGTACCGCGGTTGGTTCCTGGTGGTCGTCGGCTTCGGTGACGACCTGGTGCGCATTCAGGTGATCGACCAAGGCGGCGACGATGAACCCATGGTCCGGAGTGTGCGCAGTTCGGTCGAGGAGGGCGGCCGCGGGCTGATGCTGATCGCGGCCTGTGCCAAGGACTGGGGCGTGCAGGACCGGCCTTCCGGCGGGCGCTGCGTCTGGGCGGAGCTGGCGCGGGTGGGTGTGTGA
- a CDS encoding helix-turn-helix domain-containing protein yields the protein MGSERQNRMKALGAHLKRLRGEAGLTGAVLAQRAGVGQPTVSKVENGRMVPSLDVLGRLTRALGLDESTTREVRDLLVAVETAPGGVECAGGEAPTGSPLDEAVRSAQLVRSFQCVVLPAMLQSAEYARHVFDSAPDSTPEGVGRAVAARVERQSLLYEPGRESVFVLTEGVLRTWPGSPGLMLAQFDRLLAVESLRTVRLGVIPWRRSVPVMPRHGFTLCDRRAVVVESLRGERALDDSAEIAAYEETFACFEEAAIFGAEVRELLLRVMREFQELDPSTTR from the coding sequence ATGGGGAGTGAGCGGCAGAACCGGATGAAGGCGCTCGGAGCGCACCTGAAAAGGCTTCGCGGTGAGGCTGGTCTGACCGGGGCCGTGCTGGCTCAGAGGGCTGGGGTGGGCCAGCCCACCGTGTCCAAGGTGGAGAACGGACGAATGGTCCCCAGCCTCGACGTGTTGGGCCGCTTGACTCGCGCCCTCGGCCTCGACGAGTCGACCACTCGGGAGGTGCGTGACCTCCTGGTCGCCGTGGAAACCGCTCCGGGCGGTGTGGAGTGTGCAGGCGGTGAGGCACCTACCGGGTCGCCGCTCGATGAAGCGGTGCGGTCTGCTCAGCTGGTCCGCTCCTTCCAATGCGTCGTCCTGCCGGCCATGCTCCAGAGTGCGGAGTACGCCCGACACGTCTTCGACAGCGCGCCGGACTCCACTCCTGAAGGCGTCGGCCGTGCGGTTGCTGCCCGTGTGGAGCGGCAGAGTCTCTTGTACGAGCCTGGACGGGAGTCGGTGTTCGTACTGACCGAGGGCGTGTTGAGGACCTGGCCGGGGAGCCCTGGGCTGATGCTCGCCCAGTTCGATCGACTGTTGGCTGTCGAGAGTCTGCGCACGGTACGTCTTGGGGTCATCCCGTGGCGTCGGTCGGTGCCGGTCATGCCGCGTCACGGGTTCACCTTGTGCGACCGTCGGGCGGTCGTCGTCGAGAGCCTCCGGGGTGAGCGCGCCTTGGACGACTCGGCCGAGATCGCGGCGTACGAGGAGACCTTCGCCTGCTTCGAGGAGGCCGCGATCTTCGGGGCTGAGGTTCGGGAGCTGCTGCTTCGCGTGATGCGGGAGTTTCAGGAGCTGGACCCCTCCACCACCCGATAG
- a CDS encoding PH domain-containing protein → MSPAEPQSPSVARPPSTDRIFRSPAGIATGAVSLAVVLGLGVIAVVSTGGATLWKSLAGMLLVVPLLFALTLRPAVFADDDRLRVRNPFRTVTLPWEAVSGLRAGHSNEVFDQLGTKYQLWAIPVSVRGVRQAGYEQMRMVESSLVPGGQPLNRRGLFDAGRPDRPTAETKRLRPSSGSAIDSLRALQEAGAATQEGQGRPEVRWAYEIIVPASVGLVLLLTLLFVT, encoded by the coding sequence ATGTCGCCAGCCGAGCCCCAGTCACCGTCCGTCGCGCGACCCCCCTCCACCGACCGGATCTTCCGGTCGCCGGCCGGCATCGCCACGGGAGCGGTGTCGCTCGCCGTCGTGCTGGGCCTCGGCGTCATCGCGGTCGTCAGCACCGGGGGCGCCACGCTGTGGAAGTCGCTGGCGGGGATGCTGCTCGTGGTTCCCCTGCTGTTCGCCCTCACCCTGCGTCCGGCGGTCTTCGCCGACGACGACCGGTTGCGCGTCCGCAACCCGTTCCGCACCGTCACCCTGCCCTGGGAGGCCGTCTCCGGGTTGCGGGCCGGCCACTCCAACGAAGTCTTCGACCAGCTCGGCACCAAGTACCAGTTGTGGGCCATCCCGGTCTCCGTCCGGGGCGTCAGACAGGCCGGATACGAGCAGATGAGGATGGTCGAGTCCTCGCTGGTTCCGGGCGGGCAGCCGCTGAACCGCCGCGGCCTGTTCGACGCGGGCCGGCCGGACCGGCCGACCGCGGAGACGAAACGCCTGCGGCCGAGTTCCGGCAGTGCCATCGACAGCCTGCGCGCGCTCCAGGAGGCAGGCGCCGCGACCCAGGAGGGCCAGGGCAGGCCCGAAGTGCGCTGGGCGTACGAGATCATCGTCCCGGCGTCGGTCGGCCTGGTGCTGCTGTTGACACTGCTCTTCGTGACCTGA
- a CDS encoding DUF6344 domain-containing protein, with translation MTDNRVMKLWTAIVTAFLALCTALGLITTTAATATALTGPARSAESVGTAQQPAWPTASSSSTWLWSQARSLPPTMKQRIHAEAHGKSPSCRHHGLPDTEPAEHTTSCTPEDPAEPAVPQQN, from the coding sequence ATGACCGACAACCGCGTCATGAAGCTGTGGACCGCCATCGTCACCGCCTTCCTCGCGCTGTGCACGGCGCTCGGACTCATCACGACGACCGCCGCGACGGCCACGGCCCTGACCGGGCCGGCGCGCAGCGCGGAGAGCGTCGGCACCGCACAGCAGCCGGCCTGGCCGACGGCGTCGTCGTCGTCGACCTGGCTCTGGTCCCAGGCCCGCTCCCTGCCCCCCACGATGAAGCAGCGCATCCACGCCGAGGCGCACGGCAAGTCCCCCAGCTGCCGCCACCACGGTCTGCCGGACACGGAACCGGCCGAGCACACGACGTCCTGCACCCCCGAGGATCCCGCCGAGCCGGCCGTCCCCCAGCAGAACTGA
- a CDS encoding DLW-39 family protein translates to MKKLLLVALAAIGGLLVYRQIQADRAEQDLWTEATDSVPTGS, encoded by the coding sequence GTGAAGAAGCTTCTCCTGGTCGCACTGGCCGCCATCGGCGGGCTCCTCGTGTACCGCCAGATCCAGGCGGACCGCGCCGAGCAGGATCTGTGGACGGAGGCGACCGACTCCGTGCCCACGGGTTCCTGA